A genomic window from Martelella lutilitoris includes:
- a CDS encoding HepT-like ribonuclease domain-containing protein: MIFIDSMDEGDFLADLKTQRAVVISLMIVGEAASGVLADYPAFAQSHATVRWRSICGTRNRIAHGYFDIDLHVVQPC; the protein is encoded by the coding sequence GTGATCTTCATAGACAGCATGGACGAAGGCGACTTCCTGGCTGACCTCAAGACACAGCGTGCCGTTGTCATCAGCCTGATGATTGTCGGGGAGGCCGCAAGCGGGGTTCTCGCCGACTATCCGGCGTTCGCGCAGTCGCACGCCACTGTTCGCTGGCGCAGCATTTGTGGCACGCGCAACAGGATCGCGCATGGCTACTTCGACATCGACCTCCATGTTGTTCAGCCATGCTGA
- a CDS encoding cyclase family protein, translated as MAGYEHIDLTHKLSPDMPVWPGHPPMCHDLCESYETGAVSKFYAVSLGEHTGTHLDAPVHFVAGGASIDQVPVTQLALRLACLQFPERTAGALISADDIASWEKQNGAIRADDAVFFHFGWDRYFIEDRALFLAGWPGLSEDAALYLAKGNVRMVGCDCLSIDSSRTEHFPAHRVLLGNGILIGENFNNLGRLPAFSTLIGLPLPIANGSGAPIRAVALV; from the coding sequence ATGGCGGGCTATGAACACATCGACCTGACTCATAAATTGTCGCCTGACATGCCCGTCTGGCCCGGACATCCGCCGATGTGTCACGATCTGTGCGAAAGCTACGAGACCGGCGCCGTCAGCAAGTTTTACGCCGTCTCCCTTGGCGAGCATACGGGCACCCATCTCGATGCCCCTGTGCATTTCGTCGCCGGTGGCGCCTCCATCGACCAGGTTCCGGTCACGCAGCTGGCCCTCAGGCTTGCCTGCCTGCAATTTCCCGAAAGGACCGCCGGTGCGCTGATCTCTGCCGATGACATTGCCTCCTGGGAAAAGCAGAATGGCGCCATTCGAGCAGACGATGCTGTGTTTTTCCATTTCGGCTGGGATCGCTATTTTATCGAAGACCGCGCGCTGTTTCTCGCCGGCTGGCCGGGGCTTTCGGAAGATGCCGCGCTTTATCTGGCCAAGGGGAATGTCAGGATGGTCGGCTGTGACTGCCTTTCCATAGACAGTTCCCGGACGGAGCATTTCCCGGCCCACCGGGTCCTTCTCGGTAACGGCATCCTGATCGGCGAGAATTTTAATAATCTCGGGCGGCTGCCGGCCTTTTCGACCCTCATCGGCCTGCCGCTTCCCATCGCCAACGGAAGCGGCGCCCCGATACGCGCGGTCGCGCTTGTCTGA